The genomic DNA ATGAGGTCTGAAAGCATTTCCATGGCTGACAAACACTAGTGTAGCAGCATTCATTTGTTTAGTACTGTAATGATGAAATTTAACTGGATGCTTCTGCAAATAAAGCAAAAACAGAATTATCTTTTCTTGATGATGTAGTTGAAGCCCAAAACAAAGTCCAGTTTTAATTTTAAGAGCACTTTAGTTGTGGTAGGTCATAGAGTGGCCAATCCAGTGTTGAACCGAGTGGAAAGGGAGGGGGGTCTTCAATCTTCATGTTATTGTAAACTAGTAAAGCAAGTAATCTGCTTTCTTACTGAAACATGGAGATTATCGGCAAAAGAGTTAGAACAAGGAACCTAATCTcttaatttgaatttgaattaattAAGCAATTTGGATTATGGGAAATCTCTGCGAATTGCGACAGCTAAATGACATTTTAAGGCACCCATTAATCCTATCAATCCATTCTTAGTGCTTATCGctaacttaatatatatattttggttCCCAATTGTTTTTGTCTCACTCCCTCCTCTCTATAATCAACCTGGGACACACAAGCAGATTGCTCGTGCTACAATCGAGCCAATCTCTCCACAATGCGTCGTCCAAGTCGCGCTGATGGCTTAGCCAAAGAACGCCTCAGATGGACTCAAGAGCTTCACGATCGATTCGAACAAGCTGTTAATCAGCTAGGAGGTCCAGATAGTAAGTGTAGAGCTgggaatttatttatttatttatttttcagctCTGTTTGGTTTTACGGTGGGTGATGATTTTGGGAATTGTGGTTGCCAGGGGCAACGCCAAAGGGAATTCTGAAGGCTATGGGCGTTGATGGCCTCACCATTTACCATGTCAAAAGTCACTTGCAGGTTAACTCATATTTCTCCAAGAGTTATACGAACATGTATTGTCATCGGTTTACGATATAAACATCTGAGTTATTGATTTCTTTTTTTCCCCAGAAATTCAGGATTTTAAAGTTTGTTCCCGAAACAAATACTAGTAAGTTGAAACAGCCTTAGTCTGTCACTAACATTGAAGTCGTCGATAGAATCCTTTGATAACTTCGATTCCATATCTCTCTAACTTGGGATTAATATTATCACGTTGTTTAACCGCAGAAGGCAAGTTTGAGAGGAGAAATATTTCAGAAATACTGCCTAATTTTGGTACAACATCGTGAGTTATCGTTTCTTTGTTGGGGAATTCTTTCAgtacatatgtatgtatgtatatattcacTTGCTTGTTGTGTCTTTGCTATGACTGGAAAAACATATAAAGAGGCGCGCAGCTTAATGAAGCTCTGCAATTATATATGGAAGCACAAAGAAAACAAGGGGATGATAAACTCCAGGTATTTGCATATATCCATGCATATGAGACCAAAGCATGATAAGATTTTAGATTTTGTCTTTGGTTTACTTTTACTTAAGAATAAAGGTATAATAAGCCCAGCGATGGGGTTTAACACTTTCCTTAATTATATCTCAAGGTTAGAAGGAATTTGAAGATTAAGTTTGAAGCACAGGCGAGATACTTTGAGAGAATTGCAGGGGAGCATAGAAACCGAGTCACCCCAACAAAAGCTACTAAATCATTGTCTCCCATATCATTGCCTTCGTTATGTGAGGAGTCTGAGTCCAATTCAAAAGATTTTGAAACCGATCCCGAGGCCGACAAAAACGAAATAGAGTCTGGAGAAAGAATTCAAGCTCTAAAAAGGGCTGGAATAGTGGAAGATAACTCAGCGtcatcttcatcatcatcatcatcatcatcaatgtATGCATTACCGTCGTCATTCAGCGCAGATGGCTATGAATATGATGATCAAAACATGCTTCTTAACGGGGGAGAAAGACTTTCCTACACTGCAAATGATAACAGCTTTCCCTGGAATATCCCAGTTTGCTCATCACCCTTGGTGCCTAGCTTTATGTGAATATTGCCACAGGAGACTttgtaaaatatcataatatatgATCATATTATGTAGACATACCTGCATGATTGCTTTCAAGGTTTGCTAAATTAAAGAAGCGGAGCATTGGAActgaacttttataatttttctaaaccATGAAAGCAATCCATATATCTAAATAAAACTTTGTAGCATTATAGAAATGCTGCTTCATTAGGTAATAAAAGAGGGTGATCTGATACATATATATGTCATTTTGTGTCGACTTGTAGAGCATGGATTGCTCATATTGTATTTAGAAAAAGGATTTATCATCTTTTTAGCCATCTCTctggattttaattttgttttgttcTTACTTGGATATAATTTCTTCATGGGTCTAGCTCAAGCAGGCGCAGACACAACAGACAACAAGATGAGTAGCTATATGTCAATGGCTACTATGGCATTATCCATTGAGTTTTAATTGAGAGTTGACCTGGGTAATTAAACGCCCAACATGGGTGAACAGGGCTGGTTTGGTCAAATGTTTGAAGCTAAGCAAGCAACGTGGAAAACATGGCAGCCTAACAAGCTTCTATGccaaattaaactaaattaaacCTAACCAAATCAagccaatttaattaattaactggAACACTGTAGTTAGTAGCTAGGCATGGGTTGACATGAGAAGTGGGTGAAATTTTAGTCGAATTTTTAAGTAGGCGAGCTTTGTTAATATTGCAAGTCATACTGAAATATATTTCAAGAATTGGATCGATTGCATTAAATGCCTTGAATTAAAAATGCTGGATTTAAAGGCTCATCTTTCAACAGTTCATCTTATTTTAATCTTTATTATAATATTGTATTTAGTTTAACTATTGTTTAAAAGAGATATTGATTAATTTTAGCATGTTAGTAAATTtcgaaaatatttatttatttgagcaCTTGTATAGgttgatatattttaatattgaGGGCACTTATTGATTAATTGAGGAATGCTATTTTTaagattataaaaattattaaatcaataaaagatgataaaattataaaaaattataaaaatataataaaataataaaattattaaaactttagaaaaatatcataaaaataaaaagttattaaaagtatagaaaagttgtaaaaatattataaaatatcaaacatatagaaaattattaaaattataaataaataaataaagagttACAATCTTGCTATGATTTTCAAGTTCAAAGGTCACCTGTATTGTGACCTTTCTTTAATCATGTTCCATTACTATTATCACCACTCGAGTTTTAGGTACAAACCCACAACTTCCACTCATCATTTTGAACCAATACCAACACAGCTCCATCATTCATATACCACTGTGGCACTGCTGACTGCAACCCTCACCTCACCCAAAACTCATACTCACAAACAACACAAAGAAGCATACCTTGGTCTAACCTTCCTGCTTTTCAAACGAAAGAAAACTTATGAGAAAGTCAACAATCAAGATTCAAAGCCAACAAAagtgaaaacaaaaataaaataaaaagcgaAGCAAAGCTAAACTAAGACCGATTTTGGGTTTAATAGATCATTTTTAaagtatatttttatatttttattattttaatttttattattttgccacGTACGTTGACACGTTGCAaagaaaaaaactttaaaatctatattttttatatttttatattttattatatttttatatttttatatttttatactttttaaaatcttaatttttaattttaataaattttaatatttttattatatttattcattttatcaTTTTCATCATATGTTACAACTATGATGTGATTTATTAATTGAAAAAAATGGGATCATTAACTTTAGCGATTAACTATTAAAGTTAACAGTCAaataatttttaatgtattttggcGGTTTGAGTACTCGATCAAGTGAAAACAAAATCAATGGCTTACTTGCATTTTAAAAAGTTTGAAGACTTTTTACACTATTAAGCTtaaattttagcattttaattATTCTATATAAGATaactttaataaatattttataaggtaAATTTGAATTATATTGTCATcgtataaaaataaatgaattattacattcaaaattaaaatctttataacttataaaattcaaataattttaaa from Gossypium arboreum isolate Shixiya-1 chromosome 9, ASM2569848v2, whole genome shotgun sequence includes the following:
- the LOC108455101 gene encoding myb family transcription factor PHL7-like — protein: MGVDGLTIYHVKSHLQKFRILKFVPETNTKGKFERRNISEILPNFGTTSGAQLNEALQLYMEAQRKQGDDKLQVRRNLKIKFEAQARYFERIAGEHRNRVTPTKATKSLSPISLPSLCEESESNSKDFETDPEADKNEIESGERIQALKRAGIVEDNSASSSSSSSSSSMYALPSSFSADGYEYDDQNMLLNGGERLSYTANDNSFPWNIPVCSSPLVPSFM